The sequence aatcgaAGCACGCCGAACACTTGCACAAGCTAGAAATTagcctttttctcttttattccttttcttcttccccaAAAGTCCCGATTATAATGGAACTTGGGGATATTTATACTACTCGAGTAATAAATGTTAGGGCggtataaaatcaattttaccCCCTTACCTACCACTAGTATGTGGTTACAATTCAATACTAAAGTTAATatgataataacaaaataactcAAATAGTGTGGTCTTGATCTCTCGTTGCCGCTTAAGGAAAGGATTTGACTTCCTTTTACATTGCCCTTTGATTCCGCTCCTTGTCTCCATTACtgaggaggtaaattactttgaTGTAAAAAATACGAACGGGTAAACTGCTgcattttaataaatggagGACGGGTTTGGGATGAGTTTGTTGGGACGTGAGAGCTGCTCCaactaaaaattctcaattttatacCTGGCCTTGCACTCGACCCCAAATAttgtattcttttattttcgaataataaaattattgcaaaattaagTTGAATTTTACTCTAAGTATCTAATAAGgtgatatatatttagttttaagCCTATATATTTGCATAATAGAATAGTTTGAGAACTAAATattggatggaaaaaaaatatttgtatgaattttaactaaattctATATAGCTTACCCTCCAAGTaagattcttttttaaaaaaaattatttagtttaaaaataaaaaatatgtataattgtgCATAGTACGGATTCCATGTTGTAAAtggagaaaaacaaataagtagatactagataaaaataaaatgtcaaaaaatccatagtgaaaaattatataaggatttattttggtcaattattttgtaatattttgtccttggtaaaaatatgacaaataaaaatatgtttgaattgtattttatctgattttatatgaaaagacattatataataaaaatataattaaattgtacgAAAAgacacaatattttataataatttttagggtaaattgcacTCTGATATTAGATCAAAATACAAACACCCTcgattttttgcaaaattacagctaTACCCCTGaggttataattgtaattacaactacacttcatattcaaatataaaacttccacacacaccccttagaaaatattacaccaACACCTGTCAGggaatataattgtaattttataaaacataagGGTGTCTGCTTAATTAGACTTAACATGAATGGGTGtctatataatttaccctaaactttatataaaagatgtgatagaataaatattttgaaatgatATAGAACCAAAATGGGTTTGAAAAACTCCCAAAACCATGCAATTTATAcctaaaatctaaatattagTTATGTACCTTTTTTCCAATTAAGGACATCTTCTATTGCGTTGCACATACACATAGCACATCACATGTATGATACTGTACAACCTATAGATAACACATCAGGTGCATAACACCGTACCACCGTCGTGTATCGacagaaatattttatacaaatgacgggtataaattatataaaataaaatagaaaatgaaacatCAACTGGGAATACAAAATCTGGACATGCATGAACCATACCATGTTTTCACAccttattttcatcaaaagcaTATTGCTCAAGCAAACTTTGCAACATGAACAGAAGTCTTATTCTTGCGGTGGAGAAAGCAATGACGACTTCACCAAAATTGCCTTACAACATTACACAGTTTGCAATCACAAATGCTAGAGACAAAACAAACCAGAACATGTATCGAACCAACATTATAACTAGAGCTGCGTTACACGAAGATCTAGCGACAGGACAACAGAACCAACCAGTATCTACAGCCTCTTTCCCCCGAAAAACATTTGAGACTTGAAAAACGACAATTGGAATTGCAAACAAAGTACAGTGcagttttctcttttccttacCAGTAGTATCAATTGTTGGCGCTTGTCTGAATCGTCAACTCAGAGTTGCACCTCTCTGTCATATATCCAGCTAAATGGGATTCTTGGTACTTCTTTGGCCCTGGCCCTCCCTTGAGCTCTCTCTTCTAATCTTCTGATTCTTGGAGGCAATCCGCAGACGTAGTCTTGAGCTTTCTGCCCTTCTGCTGATAATCCCGTTAAATTCTCCACTTTCCACCTACCAACCAAGTGCTCTAAGATGTCAGCATAGTCTCTTGCCGTGTAGACTCCTAGCCGTTGGGCTACGGctgaaaaatgatcaaaaagGTTGTCGTCGTGTCCGTCGTACATCAAGTGGGCTGGCATGGAAatcttcttcctcatcatGTCGGCAAAAGCGAGCACCGTCCCATCGGGATCAATCTCAAATAGCTTTTCAACTATCTTGGTGTATGCAGTTTCATGACGCTTCTCGTCCGAGGCAATAGTACCACATATTTGAGCCAGCTTCAAGTCACCGTGCTCCCTGGCAAGCCGGGCGGTGTTGCCATGGGAGATAAAAGTAGCCCTTTCTTGGAAGGATGTATAGATAAATCCAAGGTAAGGATTGTTCTCTGTCCTAGGATCCTGAAAAAGTTACCAATGGTAGGAGTCAACATCACATGTTGCTGAATAGTATATTAGTTTTAACAGAAACTTTAACGTCCTAACAAGAGCTACTTTTAGAGCATGATGGTACGAGTTGGAGAATGCATTCAGAAATTTTGTGACACAAAACTACAATTTCCAGATGAAATTGTTTATGCTTCACACAGTTTCATTAGCATGCAGATATATGCACCCAGCTTTTTGGAAGTCGAGTGCGTCTCATGTGGCgccaaagagaaaaagagcTTTCTGATATTGCAGCACAGAATTAGGCACTCAATagcaaagaaaacataataGCAGCAACACGATTTCTTATTATGAACTTGAAATCCTTATCTCCAAATCCATCaatcaaaacataattaattgtgaGATAATCTGGCAAAAGACTCACCATTCCTGAGCCAATCAGATACTGGATAGTCTTTTCAATTTGTTTCATGTCGACCCGTCCCGATAGATAAAGATACTTATTAAGAAGGTCCCCATGCCTATTCTCTTCAGCAGTCCATGCCCTCGTCCAAATCGCCCATGAGGTGGGGCTCGCCCCTGTTTCATCTCGCACACCATCTAAGGTATTAAGCATAGTTTGGTATGTCGGGAGAGCTTCTTCAGTGATCATATCTCCAACtagaacaacaaaataatcatCCGGAATCTCCCTCGCTCTTTCTCTTAATTCCTTGACTTGATCGTAAAATCCATCAGAAGCAGGATCTGGCAAGAAATCCTGAGGCTGCCAACATTTTTCTACAGGTTTAAGGTGAACCAGTATATTGTTCTCAGCCCAGTCTTCCATAGCTTTGAAAATCTCAATCTTTTGTGGTGGCATAGAGTGTGTAACTTGAACATGAACCTCACGCGGAGGGCTAAAGGGCTTCTTCACGGTGTCAACCTCCCTGTAACAGTTGGAAACAACGAAACAGAAAATCAATAAGATTGTTAACacaatgagaaattaaatattgccTTGGATTGAGTTCCCACAAGGATAGACAtctaaaaatttcaagacGCAGAATAATTAACTCATCTACATTTTCATAACATCTATGTCCTTTCATAACCGGAATACAGAAGCACAAAGGCCCAATGTACTTCGGATACTCAAAGTTTGGTTTAGCTATCTGTTTCTTGTTTAACGCTAAGTGAGAATAAAAGAATCTGTTAACTTTGGATAAATAGAAATTCGAGCCTAAGTTTCTAGAGAATTGGCCTTCAATCATTCTAACCTGACTTGTACATTAGTTACTAATGACACTAACAGATGTTGTTTAATAACTGAAATTGAACTGGGGACATATTTAAGCTGACAAGAAATGTAATGGCTTTAATAACATGGTTGTGTTGAAAATGATCATTATGCTCGTACATAAAAAGGTCATATCATTATCACAAGTCTGATAGCATGTTAACTTGCACATGCATGCAGCACAAAATTAGACAANNNNNNNNNNNNNNNNNNNNNNNNNNNNNNNNNNNNTGATGTAAAGCTCAAAGTCAGATAAGGTAAAAGGGGCACCACAAAGTACCATATATCACATGTAGTGTacaacacaaacacacacagagaTGATGGCTAGCCATACAAGAAA comes from Sesamum indicum cultivar Zhongzhi No. 13 linkage group LG10, S_indicum_v1.0, whole genome shotgun sequence and encodes:
- the LOC105171954 gene encoding stearoyl-[acyl-carrier-protein] 9-desaturase, chloroplastic yields the protein MALKLNASNFQYPKCASFALPPVATIRSPKFFMASTLRSGSKEVDTVKKPFSPPREVHVQVTHSMPPQKIEIFKAMEDWAENNILVHLKPVEKCWQPQDFLPDPASDGFYDQVKELRERAREIPDDYFVVLVGDMITEEALPTYQTMLNTLDGVRDETGASPTSWAIWTRAWTAEENRHGDLLNKYLYLSGRVDMKQIEKTIQYLIGSGMDPRTENNPYLGFIYTSFQERATFISHGNTARLAREHGDLKLAQICGTIASDEKRHETAYTKIVEKLFEIDPDGTVLAFADMMRKKISMPAHLMYDGHDDNLFDHFSAVAQRLGVYTARDYADILEHLVGRWKVENLTGLSAEGQKAQDYVCGLPPRIRRLEERAQGRARAKEVPRIPFSWIYDREVQL